ACAGGAAGCTTGATGCAGGGATGATGCCAAGCGGCGTCAGCCGGCCGGAAGGCGGCGTAGCGGCGATTACCGCTGGCAGGACAGGTGACAAGCCCGCCGCCGATGTCGGATAAGCGACACAACTTTCCTATTCGGCAAGAAAGCTCCGCCGCCATGCCGCCAGCGTCGGCAGCGCCTCATCTGCATCCGCCAGCAGAGCCGCATCCGCCTGCAGCAGCAACTTGCGCTGACGGGCGTTCAGATGGCGGGGAAACTCTACTTCAAGACTGATCACGAGATCGCCTGCCGGATTGCGACCGCGCCCCGGATAACCCTTGCCGGACAGCCGTACTTCGCGGTTTTCCGCCGCGCCCGGAGCTAGTTCGCAGGCGATGCTGCCGGCCAGCGAGGGGACCCGGATTTCAGCGCCGGCCAGCAGGCTGATCGCACTGACCGGCATGCTGAAATGCAGGTCGCGCCCGCGCATTTCATAAAGCGGATGCGCCGCGATGATCAGGGTCAGATAAAGATCGCCAGCCCGCTGCTTGTCGCCGCCCGGTTCGCCCTGCCCACTCAGACGCAGGTCATCGCCGGACAGCATGCCGGGCGGCACGCTGATTTCCAGGCTGACATCGGCGACTTCACGGCCACTGCCATGGCAGTCCGGACAGATGCGCTCGGAAAACACGCCGCGCCCGCCACAATCGGGACAAGGCACCAGGGAGCGCTTGGCATCGTGCACCCGACCACTGCCGTGGCAGGCGGCACAAAAGCGCGTCCGCGAAATTCCCGCTTCGCCAGTGCCGTCACAGGTCGGACAGGCCTTGCCGCGGGCGTAGTGAATGCTCTTGCGGCAACCGGCGGCCGCTTCTTCCAGCGTGACTTCGAGATTCAGCCGGATATCGGCCGCCTTGGCCGGCGCCGCTTCGGGCGCAGGCTCTGCCGCCGCATCTTCGGTTTCTGCCTCTTCTGGCAGGTCGACCGCTGTCAATTTGTCGTAGGCGGCGCGGATCAGCTTGAAGCGCTCGGTCGCCTCCGGATGCTCGTTGCGATCCGGGTGCCAGCGCATGGCGAGACGGCGATAGGCGCGCTTGATCTCGGCCGGGCTGGCATCACGGGCAACTTCGAGAACGGCATGGGGATCGCGGCGCATGCCTTATTTTCCGCCACGTCCGGCAATCGCCGGCAGGATTTCGCCAATCAGGCCGGAGATCAGCCTCGCCGTCAGCCCGTCCCGGTCGCGATCCGGGTTGTATTCGACGATTTCCAGCGCCCGCAAACCGCTGGTCGCGGCCAGTTGGCGCAGGGCCAGACGGATTTCGCGCGCGCCCAGACCA
The DNA window shown above is from Quatrionicoccus australiensis and carries:
- a CDS encoding DnaJ C-terminal domain-containing protein, producing the protein MRRDPHAVLEVARDASPAEIKRAYRRLAMRWHPDRNEHPEATERFKLIRAAYDKLTAVDLPEEAETEDAAAEPAPEAAPAKAADIRLNLEVTLEEAAAGCRKSIHYARGKACPTCDGTGEAGISRTRFCAACHGSGRVHDAKRSLVPCPDCGGRGVFSERICPDCHGSGREVADVSLEISVPPGMLSGDDLRLSGQGEPGGDKQRAGDLYLTLIIAAHPLYEMRGRDLHFSMPVSAISLLAGAEIRVPSLAGSIACELAPGAAENREVRLSGKGYPGRGRNPAGDLVISLEVEFPRHLNARQRKLLLQADAALLADADEALPTLAAWRRSFLAE